A stretch of the Aggregatibacter sp. HMT-949 genome encodes the following:
- a CDS encoding ABC transporter permease, with protein sequence MNANKLPITYSANFWIILSIVAFLVLPSRALDYGLFDSTADEFFDAMGWSSFNITAFWFLPVILYGLLPWLKLPPNTQAKAELYLLAVATLFTFISATVLKISMGYSVIVLLIVFTALATLSLAKLKIMQGDKFIIASLLCIVLLIFFFIVYPTLAIFVSMFYDGETFAPQQVMRILTQSYIVRVISNSLFLSSFVGIVSTVFGLAFALYTTRIARRTAFIGKIFSILPIVTPPFVVGLGVTLMLGRSGYVTEFLSTYFGFTNHNWLYGFNGIAIAQILAFAPISFMILDGALKSVHPSIEEASYTLRANRYQTFYNIIFPLLRPALANSFLIVFIQSLADFSNPLVLGGSFDVIATQIYFYIAGSQLDYASASTLGSMLLIFSLAIFIIQYLWIGNRSYVTVSGKSYRGDVQELPTGLKYTIIFMLGAWVIFNLALYGSIFYGSFTVNWGVDYTLTLKNYAMLFGQGLSDGAWPSLINTLIYAGIAAPLTAIFGLLIAYIVVRKDFQGKKSLEFLTMLCFAVPGTVAGVSYILAFNNAPMYITGTSIIVVISMVMRDLPIGMRAAIAGLGQLDKSLDEASLSLKGSSWKTLWYIVLPLLKPALLSALVTSFVRAMTTVSAIIFLVTADTRVATAYILNRVEDGEYGIAIAYGSILIVVMMAIILFFDWIVGDTRISRSKAKKMN encoded by the coding sequence ATGAACGCAAATAAACTACCAATCACATATTCTGCGAATTTTTGGATAATCTTGTCCATTGTTGCATTTCTTGTTCTCCCTTCCCGCGCCTTAGATTACGGCTTGTTTGACAGCACCGCCGATGAATTCTTTGATGCCATGGGATGGTCATCTTTTAACATTACCGCGTTTTGGTTCTTGCCGGTGATTTTGTACGGTTTATTACCTTGGCTGAAATTACCCCCTAATACACAAGCTAAAGCCGAACTTTACTTATTAGCAGTGGCTACGCTATTTACCTTTATCAGCGCCACCGTGCTAAAAATCAGCATGGGCTATTCGGTGATCGTTTTACTCATCGTTTTCACCGCACTTGCTACGCTCTCTTTGGCGAAGTTAAAGATTATGCAAGGCGACAAATTTATTATTGCCTCCTTGCTGTGCATTGTGTTGCTGATTTTCTTCTTTATTGTTTACCCGACATTGGCGATTTTTGTCTCCATGTTCTACGACGGAGAGACCTTTGCACCACAACAAGTGATGCGTATTTTGACGCAAAGCTACATTGTGCGCGTTATCAGTAACTCCTTATTCCTATCCAGTTTCGTGGGTATCGTTTCTACGGTGTTCGGTTTAGCATTTGCCCTTTACACGACCCGTATTGCGCGCCGTACTGCATTTATCGGTAAAATCTTTTCTATTTTGCCGATTGTTACACCACCGTTTGTCGTTGGATTAGGGGTTACCTTAATGTTGGGTCGCTCCGGTTATGTGACCGAATTTTTATCCACTTATTTCGGTTTCACCAACCACAACTGGTTATACGGTTTTAACGGTATCGCCATTGCACAGATTTTGGCATTTGCGCCAATTTCCTTCATGATTTTAGACGGCGCATTAAAATCCGTGCATCCATCTATTGAAGAAGCGTCTTATACCTTACGTGCTAACCGTTACCAAACCTTCTATAACATCATTTTCCCATTACTGCGTCCGGCCTTGGCGAACTCGTTCCTCATCGTGTTCATCCAATCGCTCGCAGACTTTAGTAACCCGTTGGTGTTGGGCGGTAGCTTCGATGTGATTGCAACGCAAATTTACTTCTACATTGCCGGTTCACAATTAGATTACGCTTCCGCCAGTACCCTTGGCTCCATGTTGTTAATCTTCTCCTTGGCGATTTTTATCATTCAATATTTATGGATTGGTAACCGCTCTTATGTAACTGTTTCCGGTAAGTCTTATCGCGGCGATGTACAAGAACTCCCTACCGGCTTGAAATACACGATTATTTTCATGCTCGGCGCTTGGGTGATCTTCAACCTTGCCTTATACGGCAGTATTTTCTACGGAAGCTTCACCGTCAACTGGGGCGTGGACTATACCTTAACCTTGAAGAACTACGCCATGTTGTTCGGACAAGGATTAAGTGACGGTGCGTGGCCTTCCTTAATTAATACCTTAATTTACGCCGGTATCGCGGCACCACTTACCGCCATTTTTGGTTTATTAATTGCCTATATTGTGGTGCGTAAAGATTTCCAAGGGAAAAAATCCCTTGAGTTCTTAACCATGCTTTGTTTTGCCGTACCGGGCACCGTGGCGGGGGTCTCTTACATTCTTGCCTTTAACAATGCGCCGATGTACATCACCGGCACCAGCATTATCGTGGTAATTTCCATGGTGATGCGTGATTTGCCAATTGGTATGCGTGCGGCGATTGCAGGCTTAGGACAACTCGATAAATCCCTAGACGAAGCCTCCCTTTCTCTGAAAGGTAGCTCATGGAAAACCCTGTGGTATATTGTGTTGCCATTATTAAAACCGGCCTTGCTTTCTGCGCTTGTCACCAGTTTCGTGCGTGCCATGACGACAGTGAGTGCCATCATCTTCTTGGTGACTGCGGATACCCGTGTAGCAACCGCATACATCTTAAACCGTGTTGAAGACGGTGAATACGGTATTGCCATTGCGTACGGTTCTATCTTGATCGTGGTGATGATGGCGATTATTTTATTCTTCGACTGGATTGTCGGTGACACCCGCATTTCCCGTTCCAAAGCGAAAAAAATGAATTAA
- a CDS encoding ABC transporter permease subunit: MADTTSILTPRTPLQEFWFYFKQNRGALIGLIFILFIALISIFAPYIAPFDPAEQNRTALLLPPAWYEGGNPAYLLGTDDIGRDIFSRIIYGTRISVFAGLVIVLLSCILGTGLGLFAGYYGGVLDTVIVRLIDIMLAIPNLLLTIVVVSILEPSLANATLAIAVVSIPSYVRLTRAAVMNEKNRDYVISSKVAGAGVLRLMFIVILPNCLAPLIVQMTMGISNAILELATLGFLGIGAKPPTPELGTMLSEARSFMQAANWLVTIPGLVILSLVLAFNLMGDGLRDALDPKLKQ, translated from the coding sequence ATGGCAGACACGACTTCAATTTTAACGCCAAGAACGCCTTTGCAGGAATTTTGGTTTTATTTTAAACAAAATCGCGGAGCGTTAATCGGTTTAATTTTTATTCTTTTCATCGCGCTCATCAGTATTTTCGCGCCGTACATCGCGCCTTTTGATCCGGCGGAACAAAATCGCACCGCATTGCTACTGCCGCCCGCTTGGTATGAGGGCGGCAATCCCGCATATTTGCTCGGTACCGACGATATCGGCCGTGATATTTTTTCGCGCATTATTTATGGTACGCGGATTTCCGTTTTTGCCGGTCTTGTGATTGTGCTGCTGTCCTGTATTTTAGGTACCGGCCTTGGCTTATTTGCCGGCTATTACGGCGGTGTGTTGGATACGGTGATTGTGCGTCTGATCGATATTATGCTTGCTATTCCGAATTTGCTGTTGACGATTGTCGTGGTTTCGATTTTAGAGCCTTCATTAGCAAATGCCACCTTGGCCATTGCAGTGGTTTCCATTCCTAGTTATGTGCGCCTAACCCGTGCGGCGGTAATGAATGAAAAAAATCGCGATTATGTGATTTCTTCTAAAGTCGCAGGTGCAGGCGTTTTACGGTTAATGTTTATTGTGATTTTGCCGAACTGTCTGGCGCCGTTAATCGTACAAATGACGATGGGGATTTCCAACGCGATTTTAGAATTGGCGACACTTGGCTTTTTGGGCATCGGGGCGAAACCGCCGACACCGGAACTCGGCACGATGCTATCTGAAGCGCGCAGTTTTATGCAGGCGGCGAACTGGCTGGTAACGATTCCCGGCTTGGTGATTTTATCTCTTGTACTGGCTTTTAACTTAATGGGCGACGGCTTACGTGACGCGCTTGATCCGAAACTTAAACAATAG
- a CDS encoding AsmA-like C-terminal region-containing protein has protein sequence MKKIALSLSIVVAAIFAFFYVQLQQAKSLLLEQLAQHDISVKSLKVGLIPQPHFSIEQLNYHTFSLTQTEGKVALLPLFAGDVKLEEFTIAQAKLTQNATNSAKIMMRFANISLNKLFTKEILFSGANLISVELAKPIYGKTTKYTFTFNKANLALHQDRESLLQIDGAKLNEQALDYIEIHADFSKPQKVLIGYIKPICTTNCLAVLKFNSIAQQSTVNFSGKNFPTERLLTLLNLPKALTGTTDFNIRLAFNNSELIQGTFDFNARDGEILGMNLLDLVTQYWPINYRGDLSKRRMSTAFERLDSQLSLDNNLLRVNKFNLITPELLGRGNGLINLHTMQCDAILNLSSADEKYKDFTLPIHFFDSCYSPQYKIEFNKFFRKQLKDLLKEKLN, from the coding sequence ATGAAAAAGATCGCACTAAGTCTATCGATCGTGGTGGCTGCGATCTTTGCGTTTTTTTATGTTCAACTTCAACAAGCTAAAAGCTTACTCCTTGAACAACTTGCACAACACGATATTTCGGTAAAATCCCTTAAAGTCGGTTTAATTCCACAGCCTCATTTTTCCATCGAACAATTAAATTATCACACGTTTTCCTTAACACAAACCGAAGGGAAAGTGGCGCTTTTACCTTTGTTTGCGGGCGACGTAAAACTTGAAGAGTTCACCATCGCACAAGCAAAATTAACTCAAAACGCAACAAACAGCGCCAAAATAATGATGCGTTTTGCTAATATTTCTCTAAATAAATTATTCACAAAAGAAATTCTGTTTAGTGGTGCGAATCTTATTTCGGTTGAACTGGCAAAACCAATTTACGGCAAAACGACAAAATATACTTTTACCTTTAATAAAGCCAATCTCGCCCTTCATCAAGATCGTGAATCGCTGTTGCAAATTGACGGAGCAAAACTAAACGAACAGGCGCTCGATTATATCGAAATTCACGCCGATTTTTCTAAACCGCAAAAAGTATTAATCGGCTATATCAAGCCGATTTGCACAACAAATTGCCTTGCGGTATTAAAATTCAACAGTATCGCGCAACAAAGTACGGTTAATTTTTCCGGTAAAAATTTTCCGACAGAACGTTTGCTCACATTACTTAATTTACCCAAAGCGCTCACCGGCACGACGGATTTTAACATTCGACTGGCATTTAATAATTCGGAATTAATCCAAGGAACATTTGATTTTAATGCGCGTGATGGCGAAATTTTAGGTATGAACTTATTAGACTTAGTCACGCAATATTGGCCCATAAACTACCGCGGCGATTTATCGAAGAGACGAATGAGCACCGCATTCGAACGGCTTGATTCTCAACTTTCCTTGGACAACAATTTGCTGCGCGTGAATAAATTTAATCTAATAACACCCGAGCTTTTAGGCCGAGGAAACGGTTTAATTAATTTACATACCATGCAATGCGATGCAATATTAAACTTATCATCTGCCGATGAAAAATATAAAGATTTCACCTTGCCAATTCATTTTTTCGACAGTTGTTATTCCCCTCAATATAAAATTGAATTTAATAAATTTTTTAGAAAGCAATTAAAAGATTTACTTAAAGAGAAATTAAATTAA
- a CDS encoding ABC transporter substrate-binding protein, giving the protein MKFNKISLSISTAFLAAGLLSSTAANAQGRLVVYCSATNILCETTTKAFGEKYDVKTSFIRNGSGSTFAKVEAEKNNPQADVWFGGTFDPQAQAAELGLIEPYKSKHIDEIVERFRDPAKTKGHYVSAIYMGILGFGVNTERLEKLGIKEVPKCWKDLTDPRLKGEVQIADPQSAGTAYTALATFVQLWGENQAFDYLKALHPNVSQYTKSGVTPSRNAARGETAIGIGFLHDYALEKRNGAPLELVVPCEGTGYELGGVSILKGARNLDNAKLFVDWALSKEGQELAWKQGESLQILTNTTAEQSPTAFDPNKLNLINYDFEKYGATEQRKALIEKWVQEVKLAK; this is encoded by the coding sequence ATGAAGTTCAACAAAATTTCTCTTTCAATTTCAACCGCATTTTTAGCTGCCGGTTTACTGTCTTCCACTGCAGCAAATGCGCAAGGTCGTTTAGTGGTGTATTGTAGTGCCACAAATATTTTATGTGAAACTACCACCAAAGCTTTTGGCGAAAAATATGATGTCAAAACCTCTTTTATTCGTAACGGTTCCGGCAGCACTTTCGCCAAAGTGGAAGCAGAAAAAAATAACCCTCAAGCGGATGTTTGGTTTGGTGGCACGTTTGACCCTCAGGCTCAAGCTGCCGAGCTCGGTTTAATCGAGCCGTACAAATCTAAACATATTGATGAAATCGTAGAACGCTTCCGCGACCCGGCAAAAACCAAAGGTCACTATGTTTCCGCCATTTATATGGGAATTTTAGGTTTCGGTGTGAACACGGAACGTCTTGAAAAATTAGGCATTAAAGAGGTGCCGAAATGCTGGAAAGATTTAACTGATCCGCGCTTAAAAGGCGAAGTGCAAATTGCAGATCCACAAAGCGCCGGTACGGCTTACACCGCCTTAGCGACTTTTGTACAACTGTGGGGTGAAAATCAAGCCTTTGATTACTTAAAAGCCTTACATCCGAATGTTTCCCAATATACTAAATCCGGCGTCACTCCGTCTCGTAATGCGGCACGCGGCGAAACGGCCATCGGTATCGGCTTCTTACATGATTACGCCCTTGAAAAACGTAATGGCGCACCGTTAGAGCTAGTGGTTCCTTGTGAAGGTACCGGGTATGAATTAGGCGGTGTGAGCATCTTAAAAGGCGCACGTAATCTTGATAATGCAAAATTATTCGTGGATTGGGCGTTATCCAAAGAAGGGCAGGAATTGGCATGGAAACAAGGCGAATCCTTACAAATCTTAACCAACACCACTGCAGAACAATCTCCGACCGCGTTTGATCCAAACAAATTGAACCTGATCAATTACGACTTTGAAAAATATGGCGCTACCGAACAACGCAAAGCCTTAATTGAAAAATGGGTACAAGAGGTTAAATTAGCGAAATAA
- a CDS encoding ABC transporter substrate-binding protein: protein MKLSKIVVALSSAVLGGMLFSGNAVAKGRLVIYCSAQNTMCEQEAMAFEKKYDVKTSFIRGGTGTILAKIDAEKDNPQGDVWYGGTMDPHSQAGEMGLLEPYKSPNLSQIVEQFRDPAKMKGNYSSAIYLGVLGFGVNPERLKKLNLPMPKCWKDLADPMYRNEIQAADPQSSGTGYTQLATYIQLWGEDEAFNYLKALNKNVSQYTKSGNTATRNTARGETAIGIGFLHEYSLEKAKGAPVELVVPCEGTGYEIGGVSVIKGARNLENAKLFVDWALSKEAQELTWQKGEAYSILTNTTAQQSPYALDFKSINLINYDFDKYGATDLRKRLITKWVDDVKLAK, encoded by the coding sequence ATGAAACTCTCGAAAATTGTAGTAGCACTTTCAAGTGCAGTCCTCGGTGGGATGTTATTCAGTGGCAATGCAGTGGCGAAAGGTCGCTTGGTGATTTATTGCAGTGCACAAAATACCATGTGCGAGCAAGAAGCCATGGCATTCGAGAAAAAGTATGATGTAAAAACCAGTTTTATTCGTGGCGGTACAGGTACTATCCTAGCCAAAATTGATGCGGAAAAAGATAACCCACAAGGCGATGTTTGGTATGGTGGCACCATGGATCCGCATTCCCAAGCAGGTGAAATGGGCTTGTTAGAGCCTTATAAATCACCAAATCTGTCACAAATTGTAGAGCAGTTCCGTGATCCGGCTAAAATGAAAGGTAATTATTCCTCCGCCATTTATCTTGGCGTATTAGGTTTTGGCGTAAACCCGGAACGCTTGAAAAAACTCAATTTGCCAATGCCAAAATGTTGGAAAGATTTAGCCGATCCAATGTATCGCAATGAAATTCAAGCAGCGGATCCGCAAAGCTCAGGAACGGGCTATACGCAATTAGCCACCTATATCCAACTTTGGGGTGAAGATGAAGCCTTCAACTACTTGAAAGCGTTAAATAAAAACGTATCACAATATACCAAATCTGGTAACACAGCCACCCGTAACACAGCGCGTGGTGAAACCGCAATTGGTATCGGTTTTTTACACGAATATTCCTTAGAAAAAGCCAAAGGTGCGCCGGTTGAATTAGTCGTGCCTTGCGAAGGTACAGGCTATGAAATCGGTGGAGTCAGTGTAATTAAAGGCGCACGCAATCTTGAAAATGCGAAACTTTTCGTGGATTGGGCGTTATCGAAAGAAGCGCAAGAATTAACATGGCAAAAAGGCGAAGCTTATTCCATTTTAACCAATACCACAGCGCAACAATCCCCTTATGCGTTGGATTTTAAATCGATTAACCTGATTAACTATGATTTTGACAAATACGGCGCCACCGATTTACGCAAACGTTTAATCACGAAATGGGTTGATGATGTTAAACTAGCTAAATAA
- a CDS encoding sugar transporter, whose product MFKKIESIQYWRVAVMACAAFIFNTTEFVPVALLTDIAQSFEMQTSEVGLMITVYAWTVLLTSLPGMLLTGKMERKSLLIKLFVIFIIGHLVSIIAWNFWILLIARMCIALAHAIFWSITASLVMRIAPKNKKTQALGMLAIGSSLATILGLPLGRIIGQFVGWRVTFAVIGILALAAMFLIIRLLPNLPSKNAGSLASLPLLAKRPLLIGIYITTLILVAAHFTAYTYIEPFMIQIGQLDPNLATIILLVFGVSGVIASLLFNRLYRFGPTQFILGAMSLLVVSLALLLVSADYKLTMFTLAFIWGIGIACIGLSLQMRVLQFAPDATDVATAIYSGIFNAGIGGGALLGSQMMRHIGLEYIGFAGALTAIVGLAVFVFVNVRYHEQNG is encoded by the coding sequence ATGTTTAAAAAAATCGAATCCATTCAATATTGGCGTGTAGCGGTAATGGCTTGCGCCGCTTTTATTTTTAATACCACGGAATTCGTACCGGTTGCGTTATTAACCGATATTGCACAAAGTTTTGAGATGCAGACCTCGGAAGTCGGATTGATGATTACGGTTTATGCTTGGACAGTGTTGCTCACGTCATTACCGGGAATGCTGTTGACCGGAAAAATGGAACGTAAAAGCTTGCTAATTAAGCTTTTTGTGATTTTTATTATCGGACATCTCGTTTCGATTATCGCGTGGAATTTTTGGATTTTGCTCATTGCGCGAATGTGCATTGCATTAGCACACGCCATATTTTGGTCGATTACGGCTTCTTTGGTCATGCGCATCGCACCGAAAAATAAGAAAACCCAAGCCCTCGGTATGCTTGCCATCGGTTCTTCGCTGGCTACGATTTTGGGCTTACCGCTGGGCCGCATAATCGGCCAATTCGTTGGATGGCGTGTCACTTTTGCTGTAATTGGCATATTAGCGTTAGCTGCGATGTTCTTAATTATTCGCCTTTTGCCGAATTTACCAAGCAAAAATGCCGGTTCCTTGGCAAGTTTACCGTTATTGGCGAAACGTCCGTTATTGATCGGGATTTATATTACCACCCTCATCCTTGTCGCGGCGCACTTTACCGCTTACACCTATATCGAACCGTTCATGATTCAAATTGGGCAATTGGATCCGAATCTCGCAACCATAATCTTGCTCGTTTTCGGTGTTTCCGGCGTGATTGCCAGCTTACTATTTAATCGCCTATATCGCTTCGGTCCGACTCAATTTATTCTCGGTGCGATGAGCTTATTAGTCGTTTCGCTCGCACTATTGCTTGTCTCGGCGGATTACAAACTCACCATGTTTACGCTCGCTTTCATTTGGGGAATCGGCATCGCTTGCATCGGACTTTCGCTACAAATGCGCGTACTGCAATTTGCCCCCGATGCGACAGATGTCGCCACGGCTATTTATTCGGGCATTTTTAATGCAGGGATCGGTGGCGGCGCCTTGCTTGGCAGCCAAATGATGCGCCACATCGGACTTGAATATATCGGCTTTGCCGGTGCACTCACGGCCATCGTCGGACTCGCCGTCTTTGTGTTCGTTAATGTACGTTATCACGAACAAAACGGCTAA
- the dppD gene encoding dipeptide ABC transporter ATP-binding protein: MALLDVKELSVHFGDKNAPFKAVDCISYQVEQGEVLGIVGESGSGKSVSSLAIMGLIDFPGRVLAEELTFENQDLLKLNDKAKRQLIGADVAMIFQDPMTSLNPAYTIGFQIMEALQAHEGGSRKTRRERTLALLRLVGIPDPESRIDAYPHQLSGGMSQRVMIAMAIACKPKLLIADEPTTALDVTIQAQIMDLLLDLQKKECMSLILITHDLALVAEAAHRIIVMYAGQVVEEGRAEEIFREPKHPYTQALLHSLPEFAEGKARLASLPGVVPGRYDRPTGCLLNPRCPYATEHCRRVEPKQHRIGMRKVKCHTPLNAQGKPVEYQGE; this comes from the coding sequence ATGGCATTATTAGATGTAAAAGAACTTTCTGTTCATTTCGGCGATAAAAACGCACCTTTTAAAGCGGTGGATTGCATTAGTTATCAGGTGGAACAAGGCGAAGTGCTGGGTATTGTCGGCGAGTCAGGTTCGGGTAAATCGGTAAGTTCCTTGGCAATTATGGGGTTAATTGATTTCCCCGGACGAGTGTTGGCTGAAGAATTAACTTTTGAAAATCAAGATTTGCTTAAGCTTAACGATAAAGCAAAACGTCAACTGATTGGTGCCGACGTAGCAATGATTTTTCAAGACCCGATGACCAGCCTTAATCCCGCGTACACCATCGGTTTTCAAATTATGGAAGCCTTGCAAGCGCATGAGGGGGGAAGCCGAAAAACCAGACGCGAACGCACTTTGGCATTGTTACGTTTAGTCGGCATTCCTGATCCGGAATCCCGTATTGATGCGTATCCGCATCAATTGTCCGGCGGCATGAGCCAGCGCGTGATGATCGCGATGGCGATTGCCTGCAAGCCCAAATTATTGATCGCCGATGAACCGACCACCGCCTTGGATGTGACGATTCAAGCGCAAATTATGGATTTATTGCTCGATTTACAGAAAAAAGAATGTATGTCGTTGATTTTAATTACCCACGATTTAGCGCTCGTGGCTGAAGCCGCGCATCGCATTATTGTGATGTATGCCGGACAAGTGGTGGAGGAAGGTCGTGCGGAAGAGATTTTCCGTGAACCGAAACATCCTTACACGCAAGCGTTGTTGCATTCCTTGCCGGAATTTGCCGAAGGCAAGGCGCGTTTGGCATCGCTTCCCGGCGTGGTACCCGGACGTTATGATCGCCCGACCGGTTGTTTGCTTAACCCGCGTTGTCCGTATGCCACCGAGCATTGTCGTCGCGTAGAGCCGAAACAGCACCGCATTGGAATGCGCAAAGTGAAGTGCCATACGCCGTTGAATGCGCAAGGCAAACCGGTGGAGTATCAAGGAGAATAA
- the dcd gene encoding dCTP deaminase, whose product MRLCDTDIERYLNDGIISLTPRPDNDKINGATIDVRLGNSFRVFREHSAPYIDLSGPKDEVSAQLESVMSDEIIIGDDEAFFLHPGVLALATTLESVKLPANIIGWLDGRSSLARLGLMVHVTAHRIDPGWEGKIVLEFYNSGKLPLALRPNMIIGALSFEVLSGAAARPYSSRKDAKYKNQQNAVASRIGEDK is encoded by the coding sequence ATGCGTCTTTGCGACACCGATATTGAACGCTACTTGAATGATGGCATTATTTCTTTAACGCCGCGTCCGGATAACGACAAAATCAATGGTGCTACGATTGATGTACGTTTGGGAAATTCCTTTCGCGTGTTTCGTGAACATTCCGCACCTTACATTGATTTAAGCGGTCCAAAAGATGAAGTGTCGGCGCAGCTGGAATCGGTAATGAGCGATGAAATTATTATCGGTGACGATGAAGCCTTTTTCTTACACCCCGGCGTGTTGGCGCTTGCCACCACTTTGGAATCGGTAAAACTACCGGCGAATATTATCGGTTGGCTAGACGGGCGTTCTTCTTTAGCGCGTCTGGGCTTAATGGTACATGTCACAGCGCACCGCATTGACCCGGGTTGGGAAGGAAAAATCGTATTAGAGTTTTACAATTCCGGTAAACTGCCGCTAGCTTTACGCCCGAATATGATTATCGGCGCGCTGAGCTTTGAAGTATTAAGCGGAGCGGCCGCGCGTCCGTACAGCAGCCGTAAAGATGCCAAATACAAAAATCAACAAAATGCCGTCGCCAGCCGTATCGGCGAGGACAAATAA
- a CDS encoding peptide ABC transporter ATP-binding protein, with amino-acid sequence MTIEIKGNAPLSEMPLLRAVGLKKYYPVKKGLFAKPQQVKALDGISFRLERGKTLAIVGESGCGKSTLGRLLTMIEEPTEGELYYNGHNFLEKDKATKALRRKKIQIVFQNPYASLNPRKKIGSILEEPLIINTKLSAKERREKVLLMMAKVGLRPEFYNRYPHMFSGGQRQRIAIARGLMLEPDIVVADEPVSALDVSVRAQVLNLMMDLQSELGLSYVFISHDLSVVEHIADEVMVMYLGRCVEQGSSEQIFANPQHPYTQALLSATPRLSPYLRRQRIKLTGELPSPINPPQGCAFNPRCWKATEKCREAQPKLEQYPDGKLIACFHVDR; translated from the coding sequence ATGACGATCGAAATTAAAGGAAATGCGCCATTGTCCGAGATGCCACTTTTACGTGCCGTCGGCTTAAAAAAGTATTATCCGGTAAAAAAAGGCTTGTTCGCCAAACCGCAGCAAGTGAAGGCTTTAGATGGCATTTCATTCCGCTTGGAACGAGGTAAAACCCTTGCTATTGTCGGGGAGTCCGGTTGTGGAAAATCGACACTCGGGCGTTTACTCACCATGATTGAAGAGCCAACGGAAGGTGAGCTTTATTACAACGGGCATAATTTTTTAGAAAAAGATAAGGCGACAAAAGCCTTGCGCCGCAAAAAAATTCAAATTGTCTTCCAGAATCCTTATGCGTCGCTTAATCCGCGTAAAAAAATCGGCTCGATTTTAGAAGAACCACTTATTATTAACACTAAACTTTCCGCTAAAGAACGCAGAGAAAAAGTGCTGTTGATGATGGCAAAAGTCGGTTTGCGGCCGGAATTTTATAACCGTTATCCACATATGTTTTCCGGCGGTCAACGCCAAAGAATCGCTATTGCGCGCGGCTTAATGCTTGAGCCGGATATCGTGGTGGCGGACGAACCGGTTTCCGCACTGGATGTGTCCGTGCGTGCGCAAGTGCTAAATTTGATGATGGATTTGCAGTCTGAACTCGGACTTTCTTATGTGTTCATTTCGCACGATCTTTCCGTGGTGGAACATATTGCCGACGAAGTGATGGTGATGTATCTGGGACGTTGTGTGGAACAAGGCTCGAGCGAGCAAATTTTTGCAAATCCGCAGCATCCTTACACGCAGGCTTTGCTTTCCGCCACGCCGCGTTTATCACCGTATTTACGCCGCCAACGTATAAAATTAACCGGTGAATTGCCTAGCCCGATTAATCCACCGCAAGGTTGCGCTTTTAATCCGCGCTGTTGGAAAGCCACGGAAAAATGTCGGGAAGCACAACCGAAATTGGAGCAATATCCGGACGGCAAATTGATAGCTTGTTTTCATGTTGACCGCTAA
- the udk gene encoding uridine kinase → MPDSSCIIIAITGASASGKSSIASTVHKELCNELGCEEIGIIAEDSYYKDQSHLAMNERIKTNYDHPNSMDRDLLIKHLQDLKAGKAVDVPVYSYVEHTRMNETTHFTPKKIVILEGILLLTDERIRQQADISVFVDTPLDICFIRRLQRDMEERGRSLQSVIEQYRATVRPMFLQFIEPSKQYADIVIPRGGKNRIAINMLKAQILHLLDQK, encoded by the coding sequence ATGCCGGATTCATCTTGTATCATCATTGCCATTACCGGCGCTTCCGCTTCCGGAAAAAGTTCCATTGCTTCCACTGTACACAAGGAACTGTGTAACGAATTAGGTTGCGAAGAAATCGGTATTATTGCGGAAGATAGCTACTATAAAGATCAAAGCCATTTAGCAATGAACGAGCGCATAAAAACCAACTATGACCATCCAAACTCGATGGATCGCGATTTACTGATTAAACATTTGCAAGATTTGAAAGCCGGCAAAGCGGTAGATGTACCGGTTTATAGTTATGTCGAACATACTCGAATGAACGAAACTACTCACTTCACACCGAAAAAAATCGTGATTTTAGAAGGTATTCTATTGCTCACGGACGAACGAATACGCCAACAAGCGGATATTTCCGTATTTGTGGATACCCCGTTAGATATTTGTTTTATTCGTCGTTTACAACGCGATATGGAAGAGCGCGGTCGCTCACTCCAATCCGTCATTGAACAATACCGCGCGACTGTTCGCCCGATGTTCTTGCAGTTTATTGAGCCGTCAAAACAATATGCGGATATTGTCATTCCGCGCGGTGGCAAGAACCGCATTGCAATTAATATGTTAAAGGCTCAAATCTTACATCTACTGGATCAAAAATAG